The DNA window CAGCAAATAGCCTCAGAATTATATTTAGAACTACAGCATAAATTAACTTCTGGAAATACTCCAAAAATCATCTTAGCAGAACGTGAACCAGTGCGATTTTTTGCAGGTTTTATTGCCGCTTGTGCTGCTGGTTGTCCAGTTTTTTTGTGTAACCCCGACTGGGGAAAACAAGAATGGCAACAAGTTTTAGAATTAGTACAACCTGATATAATTTGGGGACTAGAAATAAAAATATCTCCTCATCGCATCTCGAACCAATCCCCATACATCATGATTCCCACAGGTGGTTCATCGGGAAAGATTAAATTTGCTATTCATACATGGGAGACTTTGATCGCATCTGTGCAAGGATTTACCGAATATTTTCAGCTAACACAAGTCAATTCCTTTTGTGTCTTACCTCTATACCATGTTAGTGGTTTAATGCAATTTATGCGATCCTTCACCACTGGAGGTAAATTAGCTATCGCACCATTTAAGACTTTAGCATCAAGTCCAGAATACCAGATTGCACCCGCAGATTTCTTTATATCTTTAGTACCCACACAATTACAACGCTTACTAGAAAACCCCCAACTAACACAATGGCTATCCCAATTCACCACTGTACTTTTAGGAGGTGCGCCAGCGTGGGAGGAACTCTTAGAAAAAGCGAAATTTCACCGCATCCGTTTAGCACCAACCTATGGGATGACAGAAACAGCATCTCAAATTGCCACCCTCAAACCAGATGACTTTCTCAATGGTAAAATTAACAGTGGTCAAATTCTCCCTCATGCACAGGTAAAAATTCGCAATCAACAAGGTGAAATTTTAAATCCCTATCAAACCGGAAATATTACCATTCAGGCGCAATCATTAGCCCTGGGCTACTATCCGCAAACTTGGGAAAATCAGCATTATTTACAAGTAGACGACATAGGATATTTAGATTCACAAGGATATTTAAGTATTATCGGACGTAGCAGCGACAAAATTATCACAGGCGGAGAAAACATTTACCCAGTAGAAATTGAAGCCGCAATCAGATCAACTCAAATGGTAACTGATGTTTGTATCATCGGCTTACCAGATAAACACTGGGGAGAAGCAGTTACAGCCATTTATATCCCCAAACATCCCCAGATTTCTAGCTTAAAACTGCAAGCAGAACTTCAGAAAAAACTGAGTAAATTCAAAATTCCCAAACACTGGATTTCCGTACCCACCTTACCGCGAAATCCCCAAGGAAAAATCAACCGTCAAGAACTGCAAAAAATAGCCGCAGAACATCTACAAAATCTCTCTTAATTTTCTTCTCTCCGCGGCCTCTGCGTCGTGGCGGTTCGTTTCCAACCACTGAATTATCTCAGCAGACAAATCCTGCTTAGTTCTACTAATTGCATCAATACAAACGTGTCTAGTAACAGCCTTAGCAACCAGCACATTTTCAACCATTATTTCATAAATAACTTCAAACTTATTCACACCTAGCTTGTGAGGAATTAAACTAATTTCTAACTTATTCCCGCAGAACATCGGTCGAAAAAAATCCACACTAGCATTAACAATCGGAAAAGCTATAGGTGGATTAGTAAAAAATGCCTTGAGATTAATATTCGATGCTTCTAGAGATGCTTCATAAGCTTCATGACAAATAGACAAAGCATTAGCAAAATAAACTACTCCAGCAGCATCTGTATCTTGAAGGCGAATAGTCCGGTTATAAGTAAAAGGCATTATTTAATAATTCGTAATTCGTAATTTGTAATTCGTAATTAGAAAAACCAGCTTGATCATAATACGCCACAAATCAACACAAATAAATATTAGCTTACGAATTATTTCAAAGGTTGGTATATATCCTCAGAACTGGGGTTGAGGTAAGGACGTTGCAAATCAATCAAATGCTGGGCAAAATGTTGGTCAATCACCCTCATGCGTTCCTCCATTGCATTTTTCCCTTTTTCCCAAGCTTCCAATAAAGCATTCGCGACAATTTGACAACGGTTCATTCCAAAACTTTCCTGTGCGGCGAATTTTTGGGTTGGTTCTTCAGCTAAACTCAGTCCTGGGGCTAAAAACTTGGTAAACAAAGGTATTTCCGGTTGGAAATGAGATTGATATTCTGTATAAACAGCCTGAAGAATTTTGCGAATGGCTGGATAATCCTGGCGTTCAAAATAAAGTATCCCTGAGTCATAGCGTCCGTATGCAGCAGGATTATAGAGAACCTGAAAAGTAAAAGGAATATTAGCTGCATTCAGTTGCTGGGTCAATCCATCCATGCAAGCGATCGCACCCGATGAAGTAAAGTTAAAATAGATTCTGCCTATACCCAAATCCGCATCTGGGTTACCTTGCTTTTCCTGTCCCACGTTGCTGACTGCTAAATAACAGCCCTTTTGCAGTCGATTTTTAGGCATCCAAATCGCTACTGATTCCCCCACCTGGGCAGATTTTTTACTCGGTTTGAGATGACAGTCTGGTTCTACATATACTGTCAAACCGCCTTTAGTTACTGCCATACTACCATCCGGTTCCAGACGCAATACCTGCCAACTGGGGTCAAAATAACCTTTACCGTGATTGCTGGTTTGTAGTTGTTCGTAAAATTCCCAATCTACATCCACAATAGAATTAGCTTCTAAAGCTTGGTGTCGCAAGCAATTAGCAGTTTGAATATTAACAGCCAAAGTGCTTTGTAAGGAACCATTGTAATAGATACCGTACAGGAAATTTCGCAGTAATAAATTTAGATATTTATGCTGTAAAGCCGCAGGATTTTGTTGAAATCTATCTGCTATTTTCGCTGGTAAAGCAAACGGTTGATAATTGGGATGGTAAATTGAAAAGTTGGACTTAATCTCGATATTACTCGCAATATCAAGCAGAGAAGTTAGCAATGGATTGGTAGAAGAATTTAGCATTAATTAGTCCCGGATAAATCAAATAAAACTTTAATTAACAACCCCGTAGGCGAGTTTTTTCGTAATAAAGAGGAACCAATTGCTGCTGTGGTTCAGGTTGGGGGAATTTATGAATTTTTGCCAAAGATTTGACAATTTTCGCCTCAGAAACCCCGAAAATACTCAATACCGATTGTTCTGGTATGGTAAGGAGATTTTTCGCAATCTGAAGCATACAAATGTCAGTATTGCCAAAATATTTACGATGCTTAATAGTTGCTTGAATTTGATTAATCAGCGCCAGTCCTGTAAACTTGATGACTCGCACAATAAAATCACTCTGATACTCCAAAATCATGGGAAAAGCATTCAGATAAGCCCGAATTAACGCCAGTAATGAAGGTTGCAGTACCTCTAAGGGTGTCATGGCTAAATGCAGCGATTCTTCTAACTCAATGGTATGATCTACCACCAAACTGGAAAGCCAAATCCCTAAATAGCTGGCGATGAGAGTACCCAAATCAAAGGCTGGATCTCCCCAACCACAAGCTTCCCAATCAATCAATTTAATTAAACAATTATCTAGCTGATCCCAACGAGAATGAATTAAGATGTTATTTAAGTTAAGGTCATTGTGAGTCAAGCAGCAAGGTTGCCATTCATAAGCCAAATCTGCGATCGCTGATTCTAAACTCTCATAACGTTGATAGAGAAGGTAGAATTTTAACGCCTCAGTCGGAACTGTACCAAATATTTCTGGGCTAATAGAATCTACCCCTTGCGCCGGATTGTAAAAGCTATAGCGAAACTGTCCTTCAGGCGCAGTCGCCATAAAGTTACGATATTCTCGATGTTGAAAAGTCGCCCGATGTAGTCCCGCTACTGTCGTACCAATGGCGCTAGCAATTTCAGGCGGGAAAATATCATTGTGGCGATAAAATTCACCGAGTTCGGAATATTCACTTAAATAATTACGGATAAGTATCGAATTTTCTTCGTCAAAATGTAGTATTAATGGTGCGATAGCTGAAATGTTTCCTAGAACCGGAAACTGTTGCAGCAATTGGAAAAACAGCCATTCATTAAAAAACTC is part of the Nodularia sp. LEGE 06071 genome and encodes:
- a CDS encoding 2-succinylbenzoate--CoA ligase is translated as MSIELPIFYLNQLAEKDFIIGDNNHQFQQIASELYLELQHKLTSGNTPKIILAEREPVRFFAGFIAACAAGCPVFLCNPDWGKQEWQQVLELVQPDIIWGLEIKISPHRISNQSPYIMIPTGGSSGKIKFAIHTWETLIASVQGFTEYFQLTQVNSFCVLPLYHVSGLMQFMRSFTTGGKLAIAPFKTLASSPEYQIAPADFFISLVPTQLQRLLENPQLTQWLSQFTTVLLGGAPAWEELLEKAKFHRIRLAPTYGMTETASQIATLKPDDFLNGKINSGQILPHAQVKIRNQQGEILNPYQTGNITIQAQSLALGYYPQTWENQHYLQVDDIGYLDSQGYLSIIGRSSDKIITGGENIYPVEIEAAIRSTQMVTDVCIIGLPDKHWGEAVTAIYIPKHPQISSLKLQAELQKKLSKFKIPKHWISVPTLPRNPQGKINRQELQKIAAEHLQNLS
- a CDS encoding acyl-CoA thioesterase; this encodes MPFTYNRTIRLQDTDAAGVVYFANALSICHEAYEASLEASNINLKAFFTNPPIAFPIVNASVDFFRPMFCGNKLEISLIPHKLGVNKFEVIYEIMVENVLVAKAVTRHVCIDAISRTKQDLSAEIIQWLETNRHDAEAAERRKLREIL
- a CDS encoding T3SS effector HopA1 family protein: MLNSSTNPLLTSLLDIASNIEIKSNFSIYHPNYQPFALPAKIADRFQQNPAALQHKYLNLLLRNFLYGIYYNGSLQSTLAVNIQTANCLRHQALEANSIVDVDWEFYEQLQTSNHGKGYFDPSWQVLRLEPDGSMAVTKGGLTVYVEPDCHLKPSKKSAQVGESVAIWMPKNRLQKGCYLAVSNVGQEKQGNPDADLGIGRIYFNFTSSGAIACMDGLTQQLNAANIPFTFQVLYNPAAYGRYDSGILYFERQDYPAIRKILQAVYTEYQSHFQPEIPLFTKFLAPGLSLAEEPTQKFAAQESFGMNRCQIVANALLEAWEKGKNAMEERMRVIDQHFAQHLIDLQRPYLNPSSEDIYQPLK
- a CDS encoding aminoglycoside phosphotransferase family protein, which translates into the protein MLLSLSSHNVIQYLQEAGLCCSEDGASNKDDLLKSSPQNLNLLVTLAGNQKLLVKQKLHVENDGTPQEFFNEWLFFQLLQQFPVLGNISAIAPLILHFDEENSILIRNYLSEYSELGEFYRHNDIFPPEIASAIGTTVAGLHRATFQHREYRNFMATAPEGQFRYSFYNPAQGVDSISPEIFGTVPTEALKFYLLYQRYESLESAIADLAYEWQPCCLTHNDLNLNNILIHSRWDQLDNCLIKLIDWEACGWGDPAFDLGTLIASYLGIWLSSLVVDHTIELEESLHLAMTPLEVLQPSLLALIRAYLNAFPMILEYQSDFIVRVIKFTGLALINQIQATIKHRKYFGNTDICMLQIAKNLLTIPEQSVLSIFGVSEAKIVKSLAKIHKFPQPEPQQQLVPLYYEKTRLRGC